CCGTTGATAACCAGAGCGCGCGCTCTCTGAAAAGCTGAATTGCGATGTGATGTCTGCCATTTTGGAACCCTTTCAGTCGTCGTGTATGGTTCTCCCTTGGCACCGAGATAAGACAGCACTTGTGACATAACAATCGCCATTCCCGCATTGCCGCATCCCGCTCAGTGCAACCCAGATGCACAAAGCTTGTTAAGTGAAAACAATGCGCAAGGCGGTCAGCTCCGCTTCAGATGTTCTTCAAGCCGGGGCATGATTTCCACGAAATTGCACGGCAAATGCCGATAATCGAGCTGCCAGACAAGAATTTCATCCCACGCATCCTTGCACGCCCCCGGACTGCCGGGCAGCGCAAACAAATACGTGCCCCCGGCCACGCCGCCCGTGGCGCGGCTTTGCACCGCGCTGGTGCCGATCTTGCGCATCGAAACGCTGGTAAAGACCGTGCCGAACGCGTCGATTTCCTTCTCGTAAACGTCGCGGTGTGCCTCCACCGTCACATCCCGGCCGGTCAACCCGGTGCCCCCGGTTGAGATCACAACGTCAATACCCGCATCCGCAATCCACGCGCCGAGTTGCGCGGCAATCTCGGCGCGCTCATCGGGCAGGATCATCCGCGCTGCCACCTCATGCCCCGCCGCCTCGATTCGCCCGACCAGAACATCGCCCGAGCGATCCTCGCTCAGTTTGCGCGTGT
This is a stretch of genomic DNA from Aquicoccus sp. G2-2. It encodes these proteins:
- the moaB gene encoding molybdenum cofactor biosynthesis protein B gives rise to the protein MSRIDESREFVPVRIAVLTVSDTRKLSEDRSGDVLVGRIEAAGHEVAARMILPDERAEIAAQLGAWIADAGIDVVISTGGTGLTGRDVTVEAHRDVYEKEIDAFGTVFTSVSMRKIGTSAVQSRATGGVAGGTYLFALPGSPGACKDAWDEILVWQLDYRHLPCNFVEIMPRLEEHLKRS